The genomic segment GTCTGGTCCGCACCTTGCTCAGACGCAGTTACCTCGGGTGCAGCGGTCACCGCGTGATTGGGTGCCTCGTAAACTTCCTGCCTATTGTTACTCGATTCATCGCTGAGCCGCCAGTATGCGCCAACAGAGAGCGCCACCGGGCAGAGGCACACAAGGATAAAAGATCTGTTTCTAAAAAGTCGATTCGCAACTGTTCGACTCATGGCGGCATCCTTGGTCAGCATTTTGTTTTTTGCAGCCTTGCATCTCGCGTAAAGAAAAACATCGATTTAACGCATCAAAGTCCCTGCAAACCGAGATATGCAGGGACTTTGTGTCAGACTACATGCGAGTCGTTACGACTTCACGTCGAAGCGATCAAGCATCATAACTTTGCCCCACGCTTTAGCAAAGTCACGAACGAACTGGTCCTTGCTGTCTTCAGCGGCGTAGTACTCAGCAAGAGCGCGGAGCTCCGACTGCGAGCCAAAGATCAGATCAACTGGGGTCGCGGTCCACTTAACGGCGCCCGACTTGCGATCCACACCTTCGTAGATACCTTCGTCATTAGCGGATTTTTGCCATGCAGTAGACATGTCAAGCAGGTTGACGAAGAAGTCGTTCGTGAGAGTACCCGGCTTCGCGGTCAAGATACCGTGTTTAGAGTGTCCCGAGTTAGCATCCAAGGCTCGCATGCCGCCAACGAGCACAGTCATTTCCGGAACAGTCAAGGTCAGAAGATTGGCACGCTCCACCAACATCTCTGTCGGTGACAGGAAATTGCCTTCGCCGTAGAAGTTACGGAAAGCATCAGCCTTCGGCTCAAGCACGGAGACTGCAACCACGTCCGTTTGCTCTTGGCTAGCATCGGTGCGGCCTGGGGTAAACGGCACTTCTACCGTGACGCCAGCAGCTTTTGCCGCCTTCTCGATGGCAGCGTTGCCACCGAGTACGATCACGTCGGCGAGAGATACTTGTTTGCCACTCTTACCCTGCGCCTTATTGAAGTCGCTTTGAATCGACTCCAGTTTAGCCAAGGTTTTGGTAAGCTCAGCTGGATCGTTGACGGCCCAGTCTTTCATCGGAGCTAGACGAATCCGCGCCCCGTTAGCACCACCGCGCATATCAGTGCCGCGGAAGCTGGCAGCCGAAGCCCATGCCGTACGGACGAGGTCCGCAGTGCTGAACCCCGAGCTGAGGATCTTTGCCTTGAGCGCTGCGATGTCTTTAGCAACGAGCGGCTTGGAGGTAGCTGCTGGTACTGGGTCTTGCCATGCCAACTCTTCCTTAGGCACTTCAGGACCAAGGTAGCGCGAACGTGGACCCATGTCGCGGTGCATCAGCTTAAACCAAGCTTTGGCAAAGGCGCGCTGAAATTCCTGTGGATTTTCTTGGAAACGCTTGGCGATCTTTTGGTAGGCAGGATCAAACTTAAGCGCCAAGTCCGTTGTAAACATGATCGGTGCATGACGTTTCGTCTTGTCGTGAGCGTCGGGAACCAGATTATTCCCAGCATCATCCTTCGGTATCCACTGCGTTGCACCGGCAGGACTCTTGGTCTGCTCCCATTCGAAAGCAAATAGGTTGTCCAGGTATTGCGAGGTCCACTTGGTGGGGCTAACCGACCAGGCGCCTTCAAGGCCACTGGTGATCGTGTCGGCGCCATGGCCTTTGCCACACTTGTTCTTCCAGCCAAACCCTTGCTCCTCGATGCCCGCGGCGGCCGGCTCTGGACCAAGACACTTAGACGGATCTTTAGCACCGTGCGCTTTACCAAAGGTGTGACCACCGGCTATCAGGGCGACGGTCTCTTCGTCGTTCATCGCCATCCGGCCAAAGGTCTCGCGGATGTCTTTGGCCGCTGCCAGCGGATCAGGCTTACCGTTCGGGCCCTCAGGATTCACGTAGATGAGGCCCATTTGCACGGCTGCAAGCGGGTTATCGAGTTTACGGTCGCCTTTGTAGCGCTCGTCGGCGAGGAACTTTTTCTCCGGCCCCCAGTAAACAAGATCGGCCTCCCAATCATCGGGACGACCACCGGCGAATCCGTAGGTTTCAAAACCCATAGACTCGAGTGCCACGTTGCCAGCAAGGACCATCAAGTCCGCCCAAGATAGCTTTTTGCCGTACTTCTTCTTAATCGGCCACAGGAGCCGACGCGCCTTGTCCAAATTGGCGTTGTCTGGCCAGCTGTTAAGCGGCTCAAAACGCTGCTGCCCACCACCGGCACCACCACGCCCATCGGCAATCCGGTAAGTTCCGGCACTGTGCCAGGCCATGCGGATGAAAAACGGTGCATAGGTGCCCCAGTCAGCAGGCCACCAGTCCTGAGACGTGGTCAGGACCTTGGCGATCTCTTTCTTGACGGCCTTCAGATCTAACTTTTTGAACTCATCACCGTAGTTGAACTTAGCGCCCTGGGGATCGGAGCTATCACCGTGCTGGCGTAGCGGTCCTAAGTCTAAACGCTTCGGCCACCAAAACTGATTATCCAAAGTCTGGCGGTCACTGCCGCCAGCACCGTCCTCGGACTTATCTGCAGCCAAAGCGGCTGGAGATAAGGTCATGGCGCAGAGCGCCATCTTCACTAATTGAGCCTTCATTTTGAGCATCCTCCTCAAGTGTAGGGAAGCCATCATCACAACAGGTCAGGCCAACTTATGACTCGTAAAACTATTAAAAACCTTAGCCGACTCAGTGGGCTACGTCTAGAGGCTTATCGCTTTCGACCTGTAGCTGAAGGCCTTCACTACCGCCAGCAATCGCCTCAGCAATCACTGTGATCGGTGATAAATCTTTAATGGGATAGAGGAACGGCGTGTCTGGACTCACGCGCACGTACTGCACCCGCTCCGAGTTCTTGTCGAAGATGGCAAGACGCAGGGAACGCACGGAGCCACTCGCCAAATTGATAGGCATAAAACGCAGCGTCTGCGGCATGTCGGTCCCCGTCAGAACGACGCGACTCGAGAGACGGACATAGGTCGTAGCAGGACGAGGCCTCGTCACGTTCTTGCCTGGCGGAAGCCTATCCAAGCTGAATCCACTCACCCCCCCTGCCCCGCTACCGCCGCCGTCATTGGCCGGCCGTCGACCTGGTTTTGCCATAGCTGTACCGCCAAAAACCGCCGAGATTACGCATGCTAATGCTAGGATTTGAGTGGGTTTCATTTTTAAACTGATCCACTTAACTGTTGGTTTTCGCCCTATTACGCAACGCTTTAGGGATGTTAGCACACACCATCCGAACCTCGAAAGATAAGCCGCTTTTTGACGGTTTTCCCAAACCCGGTCAGCTCCGGTTTCTTAAGTTATCCTAGGTAGTAAGCCGATACGCGCCAAAGGGGGGGGGTGCCTCCGAGACCAACAATTAAGTGGATCAGCTAAAATGGAATTAGACCGCATCTTGAAGGTAGCTGTGCGTGGCGGAGCAAGCGACGTCTTACTGAAGACCGGCGTTATGCCACGGTTTCGCTTTAATGGTGACATCATCCAGTTAAGCGACGGCCAGGAAATCACCGTCGAAATCATGTCCGACTGGGTCACGCGGATCCTTCCGGCGCACCTCCGCGAGCGCCTCGAGAAGCGTGGCGACGCCGATTTTGCCTATCAAACATTGGATGGCAATCGCTTCCGCGGACACGTCTTTAAGCAGCGGCAGACTTTTAGCCTGGTGTTTCGCGTTATCACGCAGCACATACGCTCCATGGAAGAACTGCAACTACCAAAAATACTAAAGCGCCTCAGCGACGAAAAACGCGGACTAGTCCTGGTGACGGGAGCAACCGGCTCTGGCAAGTCGACAACTTTGGCAGCCATGGTGCAGCGCATCAACAAGGAGCGTTCAACACACATTGTGACGATCGAAGACCCTATCGAATTTTTGTTCGCCGACCACATGTCGACCATTCAGCAGCGAGAGATTGGCATAGACGCCGAGTCTTTTGCCACAGCGCTCCACGGGGCCATGCGGCAAAACCCTGATGTCATCCTAGTCGGCGAGCTGCGTGATCAAAACACTATCGAAACCGCCCTGATGGCCGCAGAAACCGGTCATCTAGTCCTCTCCACCTTGCACACGACGGACGCAGCCGAGACGCTCACGCGTATGCTCTCGTACTTCCCGCCGCATCAACATGAAGTGCTGCGTCAGATGATGGCAAGTACTCTCAAAGCCGTGATTTCCCAGCGCCTGGTCACCCGCATTGACGGTAAGGCGCGCGTGGCAGCATTCGAGATCCTCGTCAATAACGCTACGGTGAGAGACCACATCCTCAAAAACGGAAATTTCGAGGACCTCCACGGGATCATTGGCCACAGCGGTGAGGCCTACGGCATGCAAACCTTCGATGATTCGCTACTAGCACTATTTAAAGCCGGCGTCATTAGTGCCGAGCAAGCCCTGGCCCAAGCGACCAAACGCGATAACATGCACCTCAAGATGCGCGGTGTAGGCACCTAATCACCGGACCTTAATTAAGAGCACCAGGGTGATCATCGTCATCATCACCTGCACCAGGGCAAACCGCACTAGCACCTGCGTGTTCGACCAGCCTTTGTTATGGCGTACGTGATCGTGC from the Deltaproteobacteria bacterium genome contains:
- a CDS encoding PilT/PilU family type 4a pilus ATPase yields the protein MELDRILKVAVRGGASDVLLKTGVMPRFRFNGDIIQLSDGQEITVEIMSDWVTRILPAHLRERLEKRGDADFAYQTLDGNRFRGHVFKQRQTFSLVFRVITQHIRSMEELQLPKILKRLSDEKRGLVLVTGATGSGKSTTLAAMVQRINKERSTHIVTIEDPIEFLFADHMSTIQQREIGIDAESFATALHGAMRQNPDVILVGELRDQNTIETALMAAETGHLVLSTLHTTDAAETLTRMLSYFPPHQHEVLRQMMASTLKAVISQRLVTRIDGKARVAAFEILVNNATVRDHILKNGNFEDLHGIIGHSGEAYGMQTFDDSLLALFKAGVISAEQALAQATKRDNMHLKMRGVGT
- the katG gene encoding catalase/peroxidase HPI → MALCAMTLSPAALAADKSEDGAGGSDRQTLDNQFWWPKRLDLGPLRQHGDSSDPQGAKFNYGDEFKKLDLKAVKKEIAKVLTTSQDWWPADWGTYAPFFIRMAWHSAGTYRIADGRGGAGGGQQRFEPLNSWPDNANLDKARRLLWPIKKKYGKKLSWADLMVLAGNVALESMGFETYGFAGGRPDDWEADLVYWGPEKKFLADERYKGDRKLDNPLAAVQMGLIYVNPEGPNGKPDPLAAAKDIRETFGRMAMNDEETVALIAGGHTFGKAHGAKDPSKCLGPEPAAAGIEEQGFGWKNKCGKGHGADTITSGLEGAWSVSPTKWTSQYLDNLFAFEWEQTKSPAGATQWIPKDDAGNNLVPDAHDKTKRHAPIMFTTDLALKFDPAYQKIAKRFQENPQEFQRAFAKAWFKLMHRDMGPRSRYLGPEVPKEELAWQDPVPAATSKPLVAKDIAALKAKILSSGFSTADLVRTAWASAASFRGTDMRGGANGARIRLAPMKDWAVNDPAELTKTLAKLESIQSDFNKAQGKSGKQVSLADVIVLGGNAAIEKAAKAAGVTVEVPFTPGRTDASQEQTDVVAVSVLEPKADAFRNFYGEGNFLSPTEMLVERANLLTLTVPEMTVLVGGMRALDANSGHSKHGILTAKPGTLTNDFFVNLLDMSTAWQKSANDEGIYEGVDRKSGAVKWTATPVDLIFGSQSELRALAEYYAAEDSKDQFVRDFAKAWGKVMMLDRFDVKS